Proteins encoded together in one Triticum dicoccoides isolate Atlit2015 ecotype Zavitan chromosome 7B, WEW_v2.0, whole genome shotgun sequence window:
- the LOC119337748 gene encoding protein trichome birefringence-like 1, producing the protein MKGLWKQSGLAAMACANTDQLGPSGAGAGRSRRRARLVVYALAVAFAALTAYIALCSPAAPAGAGVGGGGDGASWFDGVYASTAPYRSQVSTFFSSIFPTNSSAPSPEPPRRDGGGSAGGSSEGGGEVNRDVDGKRVGSGAGSSNSATAGSEKQLGSGGSAPSSNAAGGSAPSAVNPAGGGTAAAKSDSPTNNPATSGSAPVSSADRNKGNSTGGGSSSQAGGGGGSPTSDSAGERTVAKADEESDGSNKQSGSVAPTNNGAAGNVSAVKADTKDSVVVSAGDGSTAKSDSKIGSDSQAVTAGGAPSSGSAAGNSTTAKAGGKDSVGAASSGSAATDTVVKADPNNESDGASGSGNVDETNKSAPSATPVKSNAEDGGIQRDKASGNVASTSNQTAVAGEKEDGSSTKNQTLVTSPIATKQNQTSVPSSVGSGSAVNKKETTPQVSAGSLKDHSSQTIAAKAGNHSEVLVKGNVSSTKQAGGASGNKKVDWIKEMAGCDMFHGNWVRDDSYPLYPGGSCPHIDEPFDCHLNGRPDRAYEKLRWQPSGCNIPRLNPTDMLERLRGKRLVFVGDSLNRNMWESLVCILRHSVKDKRKVFEASGRREFKTEGSYSFLFTDYNCSVEFFRSPFLVQEWETRVSNGNKKETLRLDIVEQSSPKYKDADFIIFNTGHWWTHEKTALGKDYYQEGSHIYSELNVVDAFHKALITWSRWIDGNVNPKKTTVMFRGYSASHFSGGQWNSGGSCDKETEPIKNEQYLSTYPPKMSILEDVIHKMRTPVVYLNITRLTDYRKDAHPSIYRKQHLSEEERRSPERYQDCSHWCLPGVPDSWNELVYAQLLISQHQMLQQ; encoded by the exons ATGAAGGGCCTGTGGAAGCAGAGCGGGCTGGCGGCCATGGCGTGCGCCAACACGGACCAGCTCGGCCCGTCCGGCGCCGGGGCGGGACGCTCCCGCAGGCGCGCGAGGCTCGTGGTGTACGCCCTCGCGGTGGCCTTCGCCGCATTGACCGCCTACATCGCCCTCTGCTCGCCCGCGGCCCCCGCCGGCGCGGGCGTCGGTGGGGGCGGGGACGGAGCCTCGTGGTTCGACGGCGTGTACGCTTCCACGGCGCCGTACCGCTCGCAGGTATCGACCTTCTTCTCCTCCATCTTCCCCACCAACTCGTCCGCCCCCTCGCCCGAGCCGCCTCGCCGCGACGGCGGTGGCTCGGCCGGCGGATCGAGCGAGGGGGGCGGCGAGGTGAATCGCGATGTGGATGGTAAGCGAGTCGGAAGCGGAGCAGGGAGCAGTAATTCCGCTACGGCTGGGTCTGAGAAGCAGTTGGGGAGTGGAGGTAGTGCGCCAAGCAGCAATGCCGCCGGTGGCAGTGCACCGTCAGCCGTGAACCCAGCGGGAGGTGGCACGGCCGCCGCCAAGAGCGATTCTCCGACGAATAATCCTGCCACAAGTGGCAGTGCGCCGGTTAGTTCGGCAGATCGGAATAAAGGTAACTCTACTGGAGGCGGTTCTAGTAGCCAGGCAGGGGGTGGTGGTGGATCCCCAACCAGTGATTCAGCCGGAGAAAGAACCGTGGCGAAGGCCGACGAGGAGAGTGATGGATCAAATAAGCAGTCGGGAAGCGTAGCTCCGACGAATAATGGCGCCGCTGGAAATGTCAGCGCGGTGAAGGCTGACACCAAGGATTCAGTTGTAGTCTCTGCCGGAGATGGCAGCACCGCGAAGTCTGATTCCAAAATTGGGTCTGATAGTCAGGCAGTGACTGCAGGCGGTGCTCCGAGCAGTGGTTCTGCTGCTGGAAATAGCACCACAGCGAAGGCTGGTGGAAAGGATTCAGTTGGTGCGGCGAGCAGTGGCTCGGCCGCAACTGACACAGTTGTGAAGGCTGATCCAAATAATGAGTCTGATGGTGCATCAGGGAGTGGAAATGTAGATGAAACCAATAAATCAGCACCAAGTGCTACTCCAGTGAAGAGCAATGCTGAAGATGGAGGAATTCAGCGCGATAAAGCGAGTGGGAATGTGGCTTCAACTAGTAATCAGACTGCAGTGGCAGGGGAGAAGGAAGATGGATCTTCAACCAAGAACCAGACCCTTGTAACATCTCCAATTGCGACGAAACAGAACCAGACGAGTGTACCTTCTTCTGTTGGAAGTGGTAGTGCTGTGAATAAGAAGGAAACAACTCCCCAGGTTAGTGCAGGTTCACTGAAGGATCATTCATCCCAAACAATCGCCGCAAAAGCTGGGAATCACAGCGAAGTTCTGGTCAAGGGGAACGTGTCATCAACTAAACAAGCCGGTGGTGCCAGTGGAAATAAGAAGGTTGACTGGATAAAGGAGATGGCCGGCTGTGACATGTTCCATGGGAACTGGGTTCGGGACGACTCGTACCCTCTCTACCCCGGGGGATCGTGTCCTCACATTGATGAACCCTTCGACTGCCATCTCAATGGTCGGCCGGACCGAGCTTATGAGAAGCTCCGGTGGCAACCCAGTGGATGCAACATCCCAAG ATTGAATCCAACCGACATGTTGGAGAGGCTGAGGGGGAAAAGACTAGTTTTTGTTGGCGATTCACTCAACAGGAACATGTGGGAATCTCTGGTTTGTATATTGAGGCATTCTGTCAAGGACAAGAGGAAGGTTTTTGAGGCTTCTGGTAGGCGCGAGTTTAAGACCGAGGGCTCATACTCTTTCCTGTTCACG GACTACAACTGCAGTGTGGAGTTCTTCCGCTCTCCTTTCCTAGTTCAAGAGTGGGAGACACGAGTCAGCAATGGAAATAAAAAGGAAACCCTTAGGCTTGACATTGTCGAGCAATCATCACCAAAGTACAAGGATGCAGACTTCATCATTTTCAATACTGGACACTGGTGGACACATGAAAAAACTGCCCTAGG GAAGGACTATTACCAGGAAGGTAGTCACATATATAGTGAGTTAAATGTCGTGGACGCCTTTCATAAAGCCCTTATCACCTGGTCCAGATGGATTGACGGCAACGTAAATCCCAAGAAAACCACTGTGATGTTCAGAGGCTACTCAGCGTCTCATTTCAG TGGCGGGCAATGGAATTCAGGAGGCAGCTGCGACAAGGAGACCGAACCAATAAAAAATGAACAATACCTTTCAACCTACCCACCAAAGATGAGCATTTTGGAGGATGTGATCCACAAGATGAGAACCCCGGTTGTTTACTTGAACATAACAAGATTGACGGACTATAGAAAGGATGCACACCCCTCGATCTACCGCAAGCAACACCTGAGCGAGGAGGAGAGGAGGTCGCCTGAGAGATACCAGGACTGCAGCCACTGGTGTCTCCCCGGGGTACCGGATTCCTGGAACGAGCTGGTTTACGCCCAACTTTTGATCAGTCAGCATCAGATGCTCCAACAGTAA